One genomic region from Phragmites australis chromosome 1, lpPhrAust1.1, whole genome shotgun sequence encodes:
- the LOC133928284 gene encoding esterase PIR7B-like, whose amino-acid sequence MEGGGKHFLLVHGLCHGAWCWYKVVASLQAAGHRVTALDLAASGAHPARLDEVCSFEEYSRPLLDAVAAAPDGERLVLVGHSHGGLSLALAMERFPRKIAAAVFVAAALPCVGKHMGVTTEEFMRRTASEGLMDCEMVAINNNSQGVGLGVAIRMGPRFMAEKYYQQSPAEDLKPGNQFMGDPLMKDETLLTDGNYGSVKKVYVIAKADGSSTEEMQRWMVAMSPGTEVEEIAGADHAVMSSKPRELCDVLVKIADKYD is encoded by the exons ATGGAAGGCGGCGGCAAGCATTTCCTCCTGGTGCACGGCCTCTGCCACGGCGCGTGGTGCTGGTACAAGGTGGTCGCCTCGCTCCAGGCCGCGGGGCACCGCGTCACCGCGCTCGACCTCGCCGCGTCGGGCGCCCACCCGGCGCGCCTCGACGAGGTGTGCTCCTTCGAGGAGTACTCGCGCCCGCTGCTCGACGCTGTCGCCGCCGCGCCGGACGGCGAGAGGCTGGTCCTCGTGGGCCACAGCCACGGCGGGCTCAGCCTCGCGCTCGCCATGGAAAGGTTCCCGCGCAAGATCGCCGCGGCCGTGTTCGTGGCCGCGGCGTTGCCGTGCGTTGGCAAGCACATGGGCGTCACGACCGAGGAG TTCATGAGAAGAACTGCTTCAGAAGGACTCATGGACTGCGAAATGGTCGCCATTAACAACAACAGCCAAGGTGTAGGACTAGGAGTAGCAATCCGGATGGGTCCAAGGTTCATGGCAGAAAAGTATTACCAGCAAAGTCCAGCTGAG GATTTGAAGCCTGGCAACCAGTTCATGGGCGATCCACTGATGAAGGACGAGACGCTGCTCACGGATGGCAACTACGGGTCGGTGAAGAAGGTGTACGTGATCGCCAAGGCCGACGGCTCCAGCACCGAGGAGATGCAGCGCTGGATGGTCGCGATGAGCCCCGGCACTGAAGTCGAGGAGATCGCCGGAGCCGACCACGCCGTCATGAGCTCCAAGCCCAGGGAACTCTGCGATGTCCTGGTCAAGATAGCCGACAAATACGACTAg
- the LOC133928274 gene encoding probable esterase PIR7A yields the protein MERSSSDKHFILVHGLSHGAWCWYRVVARLRAAGHRVTALDMAASGVHPARIDEVASFEDYSRPLLDAVAAAPDGERLVLVGHSLGGLNVALAMERFPRKVAAAVLLAACMPRVGRHMGITIEEFMRTITPDFFMDSKTMVLNTEQGARTAVLLGPNLLATKLYDQSPAEDLELAKLLVRPGCQFMDDPLMKDETLLTDGNYGSVKRVFVIAKADTSNTEEMQRRTVDLSPGAEVEEIAGADHMAMLSKPGELYHVLVKIANKYD from the exons ATGGAAAGGAGCAGCAGCGACAAGCACTTCATCCTCGTGCACGGCCTGTCGCACGGCGCGTGGTGCTGGTACAGGGTGGTGGCGAGGCTGCGCGCCGCGGGGCACCGGGTGACCGCGCTCGACATGGCCGCGTCGGGCGTCCACCCGGCCCGCATCGACGAGGTGGCGTCGTTCGAGGACTACTCGCGGCCGCTGCTGGACGCGGTGGCCGCGGCCCCGGACGGCGAGAGGCTGGTCCTGGTGGGGCACAGCCTCGGCGGGCTCAACGTCGCCCTCGCCATGGAGAGGTTCCCGCGGAAGGTCGCGGCGGCCGTGCTCCTCGCCGCGTGCATGCCGCGCGTCGGCAGGCACATGGGCATCACCATCGAGGAG TTCATGAGGACGATCACACCAGATTTCTTCATGGATAGCAAAACGATGGTTCTCAACACCGAACAAGGAGCAAGAACTGCAGTTCTACTTGGCCCCAACTTATTGGCGACGAAATTGTATGATCAAAGCCCAGCCGAG GATCTGGAACTGGCGAAGTTGTTGGTGAGACCTGGTTGCCAGTTCATGGACGACCCACTGATGAAGGATGAGACGCTGCTCACGGATGGCAACTACGGATCGGTGAAGAGGGTGTTTGTGATCGCCAAGGCTGATACTAGCAACACCGAGGAGATGCAGCGCCGGACGGTCGATTTAAGCCCCGGCGCGGAAGTCGAGGAGATCGCTGGAGCCGATCATATGGCCATGCTTTCCAAACCGGGGGAACTGTATCATGTTCTGGTCAAGATTGCCAACAAGTACGACTGA